The Oleidesulfovibrio alaskensis DSM 16109 genome includes the window TGAGCCACGGCGGGTATCCTTTTGTGAATGAAGCCATTTTCACCTGTCTGCGTAACGCCAACGTTTACATGGACTGCTCTGAATACGAACAGGCACCCATGGCGGAAGCTTATGTTCAGGCCATGAACTCCTTTATAACGGACAAGGTTGTTTTTGCCAGTGCCCACCCTTTCATCGAGCAGGAAGACGCTCTGAATGTGTACGCGAAGATGCCTCTTTCGGATGATGCCCGGCGCAAGATAATGTACGATAATGCCCGCAGGGTTCTCGGACTGTAAGACTGCGCGTCAAAGACCGTAAAAAGGAAGGATTCATGTCCTTCCTTTTTTTGTGGCTTATAAATACGCGGTGACAAAATAACAGAGCGTGAATTTACCGTATAATATAACTGAAAAACAGGAGCTCCAGCGTATAGTGGGCGGCAGGGAACGTCATATAAATCGTATATGTTTTGTATCAGCCGGAAGGTCAGAGGAGGTCATACATGTCTCTTAAACAACTCTTTGCGCTTTCAACAGTACTTATCATGCTGCTTTCGGCAGCTGTTGTGGGCGTTTTTGTAAAATACAGAAGTGCTGTTGAGCTGCAGCACAGCGCCATGCGTGAGCGTGACGCGGCTGTTGCACTTTCGCGTGAAATGGCTTCAGACTCCAATGGGCTTACCGATAATATCCGGCTGTACGGTATGACAGGAGAAGTAAAATACAAAGAAGCGTACATGCGCATTCTTGATCAAAGCAACGGTAAAATTCCGAGGAGCGACGGTTCTGTTATAGATTTTATGGACAAGGTCAAGGCGTTCGGCGTGACCCGTCAGGAGATGGACGCCCTGAAGGCTGCAAAGGAACTTTCCAATGGTCTTGCCGTCATTGAAACGGAAGTCATGGATTTTATAGATGCACGCCTGCAACGCGCGGGCAGTGCGGAAAGGTACCGCAGTCAGCTTGATGCGGATGCCATGCAGCAAATGGCCAGGCTGTATGATGCAGAGTATTATCAGTGGATAAACAAAATCGCCGCCGCAGTGCAGCAGTTCAACACCTCGCTTTTCAGCAGAACCGAAAAGAGTGTGAACGATGCTCTGGCAACCGGAGAGAGCATGAGTCGCACGTTTTTTGTCATGCTCGGCGTTTTTATTGTTTTTGTTTTTGCCCTGCTTGTATTTTTGTGGCGCAGTCTCTCGCAGAGTATCGGCGGTGAGCCGCGTGTCATTGAGCAGGTGGCCGCCGCCATTGCCGCCGGTGATCTGACTGCGGCGGATAAGCTGGACAGAACAACGGCGCGGGGTGTGGCAGCGGCCATGCTGGGTATCAATGACAGCCTCAATCTGCTTGTGACCGAGATGGTCTCGTCGCTTGAACATATCAAACGCGGTAACCTGCGTGCGGAATGCGACGAGAAAAAAGTCCGCGGAGCCTACCGCGAGCTGCTTGCCTCCACCAACAAACTTATGGCCACCATTGTCGCTTACTTTGACCTGATCGCCACGCCGCTCATGTGCATAGACAGCGGGTACAATATTCTTTTTATGAATAAAAAGGGTGCCGAAATGGCAGGCAAGACCCCTCAGCAGGTACGCGGGACAAAATGCCATGACCACTTCCGCACTGCCGCCTGCCGCACGGGCAGCTGTATCTGCGATCTGGCCATGAAAGCTCATGATGTGACCAGTGGTGAAACCGTTGCTAATCCGGCGGGTAAAGAACTGCTGGTGTCCTTCTCTGCGGCTCCCATCCTTGATGAAAACGGAGCTGTCATTGGAGCTTTTGAGCAGATATTTGACGAGACAGCTATAAAATCGGGCCAGCGCAAAATGCAGCAGCTTGCCGGTAATGCCACCAATATAGCAGACCGTCTGGCTTCTGCGGCAGAGGAGCTGTCGTCACAGGTTGAGCAGTCGAGCACAGGATCTGACGTGCAGCGCGAACGCATGGGCGAAACTGCCACAGCCATGGAGGAGATGAACGCCACAGTGCTGGAGGTGGCGCAGAATGCTTCGCACGCCGCTGATAACGCCGAAGGCAGCAGAACCCGCGCTCATGAAGGCAGCACGGTCGTGGGGCTGCTCATAGAATCCATCCGGCAGGCGGAGAGGGCCGCAAGAGGGCTGAAAGAACATATGACCGAACTGGGGCAGCAGGCAGAAGGCATAGGCGGCATTATGAATGTTATTTCAGATATAGCCGACCAGACCAATCTGCTTGCGTTGAATGCCGCCATCGAGGCCGCCCGGGCAGGCGATGCGGGGCGCGGGTTTGCAGTGGTTGCCGACGAAGTGCGTAAACTGGCGGAAAAGACCATGGTAGCCACCAGCGAGGTAAGCTCCGTTGTAAATTCTATCCAGAACGGCACGCGGGCGAGCATCGCATCAACCGATGATGCGGTGAATGCCATTGCCAGCAGCACAGAACATGCAACCAACTCGCAGGGCAAACTGGCTGAAATAGTTAATCTGGCAGAGACAACGGCCGATCAGGTGCGCGCCATCGCCACCAGTGCCGAAGAGCAGTCTGCAGTGGCCGACGAAATCACACGCTCGGCTGATGAGGTGAATCAGATAGCACTGGATGTTTCACAGGCGATGCAGCAGAGCACGCAGGCTGTGCGTGAACTGGCGGAACTGGCCACGGAACTGCAGACTCTTATCAGTGAACTGACTGCCGCACGGTAGTCCCCGGCACTGTTGCAGGTGCATACCATGACCGCCCGGTGCAGCGCTGTGCCGGGCGGTGTTATGTACAGTCTGCAGACTGTGCGGGAACTATGGCGATATCAAGAAATATGGCCGTATGCCCCTGTGCCCGGGCAGTTGCGGTGATTGTGTCTGCGGCAGCGCTGTGTGCGCCGTGCAGTGTCAGGCTGGCTCGCTTGAACCAGCCGAGGCAGCGTTCACTGCCGGTGCCTGCGCGGGTCAGATGCAGCATGCCTGTCACCGTGTGCTTCTGCTGTGCATGGGGGCCGCTGTCAGCAGGGGCCGCCGGTCCGATATGTCCGGTAAGCCGGTATTGTTCCGTGCTGCCCGAAAAGTTGCCGCCGCTTACGGCAATGGTGCCCTCTTCCGTATGCTGGCTGTCCGAACAGCGTATGCGGTACAGCCCGTCTTTCAGGGGAATGCAGGTGCATATGGTCATGGCCGCAGGGTACACCATACCGGCGTGCCTGTCTGCCCCGGCACACCGCCGTGTTTCGATTTGCTCGTTACGGGTGGGTACGGTGCGGGCGCTGGACATCCTGACAGTTAGTGCATAAGCACATTGTGCCGCCAATGGCGGGACTATTTTTAACAAGGTGAGTGTAATGAGCAATAACGAACCGGATAAGATTATCTATTCCATGGTGCGGGTGTCCAAGCGGCACGGCCAGAAGGAAGTGCTTAAGGATATTTCGCTGTCGTATTTTTACGGCGCAAAAATCGGCGTGCTGGGGCTTAACGGTTCCGGTAAGTCGTCGCTGCTCAAAATTCTTGCCGGCGTTGACCAGTCTTTTGACGGCAAAACCGTGCTTTCTCCGGGGTATACCATAGGGTATCTGGAGCAGGAACCGTTGCAGGACGAAACCCGCACCGTGCGCGAAGTGGTGGAAGAAGGTGTGGGCGATGTCATGCAGCTGGTACAGGAATTTAACGAGATCAACGCCAGATTTGCCGAGCCCATGGAGCCTGACGAAATGGATGCGCTCATTTCCCGTCAGGCCGAGGTGCAGGAACAGATGGACGCCAAGGGCGCATGGGACATAGACTCGCGTCTTGAAATGGCCATGGATGCTCTGCGCTGCCCGTCCGGCGATACGCCGGTCTCTGTTATTTCCGGCGGTGAAAAGCGTCGCGTTGCTCTGTGCCGTCTGCTGCTGCAGAACCCCGACATTCTGCTGCTCGACGAACCTACCAACCATCTGGATGCCGAATCTGTCGCATGGCTTGAACGCTATCTGCAGAGCTTTCCGGGCACCGTCATTGCCGTTACCCACGACCGGTATTTTCTGGACAATGTGGCCGGCTGGATACTGGAACTCGACCGCGGCCGCGGTATTCCGTGGAAGGGCAACTACTCCAGCTGGCTGGAGCAGAAAGAAAAACGTCTTGCCAATGAAGACAGGGCCGAAGCCGAACGCAGAAAGACCCTTGAGCGCGAACTTGACTGGATACGCATGTCTCCCAAAGGGCGGCACGCAAAATCCAAAGCGCGTATCAACGCCTACGAGGCCATGCTCAGCCACGAGTCGGAAAAAGTGGCCGGAGACCTTGAAATCTACATTCCGCCGGGACCCCGTCTGGGTAAGGTTGTCGTGCAGGCCGAAGGGCTGTGCAAGTCCATGGGTGACAAACTGCTGGTGGACAACGCCGGTTTCATCATTCCTCCCAACGCCATAGTGGGTATTGTGGGGCCCAACGGCGCAGGTAAATCCACGCTGTTTAAGATGCTTGTAGGAGAGGAACAGCCGGATGCAGGCGAGCTGAAAGTGGGCGAAACCGTCAAGTTCGCATACGCTGACCAGAGCCGCGGCTCGCTGGAAGCTGGCAAGACCGTGTACGAGGTTATAAGCGAAGGCTACGAAACGGTGAAGCTGGGCAGCCGCGAAATTAACAGCCGTGCATACTGCTCGCGTTTCGGCCTTACCGGATCCGATCAGCAGAAAAATGTCGATGTGCTTTCCGGCGGTGAACGCAACAGGGTGCATCTGGCACGTATGCTGAAATCAGGCGCCAACGTGCTGCTGCTTGACGAACCCACGAACGACCTTGATGTGAACACCATGCGTGCACTGGAAGACGCGCTGGAAAACTTTGCAGGCTGCGTGCTGGTCATCAGCCACGACCGCTGGTTTCTTGACCGCATTGCCACGCATATCATGGCGTTCGAAGGCGATTCGCAGGTGGTTTTCCATGAAGGCAACTACTCCGACTATGACGCCGACAGAAAGCGTCGGCTCGGAAAGGATGCCGAACAGCCGCACAGGATCAAGTTCCGCAAACTGACCCGCTAAAACAGGCTGCATATATACCACAAGAGGACGCTCCGGCGTCCTCTTTGTTTTGCGGGAGAGCCGTGCCGTATCGCCCGCTACGCGGGTACCGGCCGGTAAAAGGTTTCCCCGCCGGCTGCATGGCTGAGAAAGCCGCAAGGGCACTCAGCCTTTTGCAGGACGGTTCCGCGGGGAAAGACCCCGAAAAAAAAGAGCCGTGCGGGCACGGCTCTTTGCAAAAACATTTCTGACAGGCGTTATTCGCAGGTCAGCATATGGCGGATATTGTCGATGACGCTGCGCAGCACATCGTCGGAAGGCTCGACAAAACCGAAGTGCATGGCTCTGACAAGGCCTACCACAAGGCTGACCACCATGCCTGCGGTATCCTTGGTGTTCAGGGCGGAACGTATGGAACCGTCCTGTTTACCCTCTTCAAGGGCCTGTGTCAGATACTCGGTAAGATAGCTGTATATCTGCTGAATCTGCAGGAACACGTTGTCGTTTCTGTGGCCGTAGCGTGTGGGAGCATCACGGAAAATAAGGCAGAATTCCATGTTGTTCTTTTTAACGAAAACATAGAACGATTTGATGATGGAAACGACCTTTTCCATGCTGCTTTCAGGAGTGCGCACTTCAAGATACTTTTCGATGTCGCTGATGAGCTGGTTTTTCACGTTGGTTACCAGCGTAAGGAAAATGTCATCTTTAGTCTTGAAATGACGGAAGATCGTCCCTTCGGCCACACCTGCTTCGCGTGCCAGCAGGCTGGTGGGGGTATTGCTGAAGCCGCGTTCCGCAAAAAGGCGCGCGGCGGTGTCCAGAATAATGTCGCGTTTCATGATATCCCTACAATGGTATGTTGCGATAATAAACGGTGTGTTCACTCACTCAGAGGTGTGGTGATACTCCTGCCATTCAAAAGTGTCAACGCACGAAGCCCCGCAATCGTTGGCAGCAGCGCATATCCGGCCATGTCGTTGCCGTGCCGCCGTGCCGCGGCGTGCCCGTGCTGCGCATGATTTTGTCTGATTAATCAATGCTGTATGGGCTTGCACTGCTGAAAGTATGTTGTGCATTTCTTGTTTTTTTGCATGTGTTACAGCAGTTTTTCAATAGCATCAATCAGCTGCGGCATATCCAGCGGTTTGCTGAACACGGCGGTGAAACCGGCTGCGGTCAGTTGACGGCGGATGTCGCTGTCGTGATGGGCCGTAACAGCCACAGCAGGCACAGATGCTTCTTCCGGACGGCAGGCGCGCAGGCGGGGCAGCAGTCTGTCTCCGGTTATGTCCGGCAGCTCTATATCCAGCAGCAACAGATCAAAATGTCTGCCGCTCATACCGGCAAGCGCGGCATCACCGTCGGCAACACATTCCGTTTCATAACCGGCTTTGGTTAGCATAAGCTCAAGCATAGTCCGGCTGACGCGGTTGTCTTCTACAACCAGAATGCGGCGTCCGCTATATCGGGGGCTGCGCCTTGTCATGGCTGTCCTGTCCCCTGTTTTCCGTTCTGCCGCAGCACTGTCTGCATGCGGAACAAGTCTTCCATCGCCTTGCGGTTGCGGACGGTGGCGCTTTCCAGTTCGGCAAAAAGATCCTGCACTGCATCGGCGTCGTTTGCCGCTGCCGCATCGCAGACGCAACGGGCTATGCGGCGCAGTGCCTGCAGCCCCAGCTGAGCTGCGATATGCTCGATGGCAGCCGCAGCAGCGCCTGTCCGCGGCAGATCGTTGTGCAGCATTGCCCCGCGGCCGGCCGATATGCTGTCACTCAGCCCCTGCAGTTGCGCGGGCAGTTCGGCTGGTGGTTCGGCATCGGCGGCGTATTGCCGTATTCCGGCAGTATCATGCTGTTCGGCAGCTTGTTCTGCCTGGGGTTTCATTACACTGAACACATCGGCTTTTTCTGCACCGTCCGTGTCCGGGTACGGCTTTTCTTCGCGGGCAAGCCCTGCCGGCGCGGCGGGTTCCGGTTCTGCCAGTGCGGCCACAGCCGCAGAAATGCGGGCGAATGTTTCGGGTGTCAGAACCGAAGGTATGTTGACGGGCGGCATTGCGTCCCCGTCGTCGTCAGGCAGAGGCGATTCTTCGTCCGCAGGGTCGTCTTCGGCTGTTCCGGCCAGTTCATGGGATTTTTGCGCAGCGGTGTCAACCTCGGTGGTTTTTACGCTTCGGGATGTCTCGAAGTGTTCCAGCGACGGGGTATCGACCGGTGCCGCAGACTGTTCGGGGGGCATGGCAGCTGCTGTTTGCTGCGCAGCTACACTATCTGTTTCCGTATTCTCCGCTGCGGATGCCGCGTGTTCCGTGGCGCAGCCGTCTGCCTCAGGGCCGGAGCAGGTCTCCGGCTGCTCCACCGTGGCGGCCCCGTTCTGCAGTTTTCTTTCCTCGTTATGAAAGAACATGGGGTTTACTGCTGAAAGAAGAGGTTCCGTCTCGGCTGGCTCCTCCGCTGTTTCGTGATGCGCCTGCTGTCCGCCTGTGATGTCTGCCTGCTGCATGGTCTGCGCCGAGTGCGCAGCGGTGTGTCCGCCGGCGGGCACAGTGCATTCAGGCGCGGTTGCCGGTTCCTGCGCGGGATTTTCCATGGCTGCAATGGTTTCAGATACGGCGGAAAGCAGTGTGCCGCGGGTGAAGGGACGCAGCAGAATGGCGGAGCAGCCTGCCTGCCGCATTGCTTCCGCGCCTTGTTCATCTCCCGCTTTCACCACGCCGAAAACAGGGCCGGGCATGAGCCCCAGTTCCGTTTCGGCTTCGCGCAGGGCGCGGACAGTTTCCGGTCCGCTCATTTCGGGCATGCGGGCGTCCACCATGACCAGTGAAGGAAGCCTGCGGCGGAAGACTCTGAGCGCTTCGGCTCCGCTGCGGGCTTCAATAAGCACCAGCGGGGTGTCTTCCAGAAAAAACGAAAGCAGCTGGCGGTTGCTGGCAATGTCGTCAGCCACCAGCACCAGACCGGGCTGTCTGCCGAGGCAGGAGGGCATGCCGTGCGGCAGTTTGGACGCAGGCTGCAGACGCAGAGTGAAAGAGACGGTGGTGCCTGATGCGGGGGCGCTTTCAAGGCACACCACACCGCCCATCATGGAGACCAGATCGCGCGTGATGGAAAGGCCGAGACCCATGCCTCCGTAGCGGCCCGACCCCGTACCGGGGCTTACGCAGAAGCTGTCAAAGACCGCATAGGGATTTTCAAGGGGGATGCCCACGCCCGTGTCGCTGATGGTAAAGCGCAGATGACCGGGGTCTGTGGAATCATCAACCCGTTCGACGGAAAGCCTGATGGTGCCTTCGTCGGTAAAACGGATGGCGTTGCCCAGCAGGTTCAGCACTATCTGCAGGATCCTGTCCGGATCGCCCAGAAAATTCACCGGCAGATGCGGAGACATGAACCATGAAAGCTGCAGACCTTTGCGGCCGGCTTTGATGAGGGCAATGTCGTGGGCTTCTTCCAGCACATGGTGCAGGTTAAAGCGAACAGCCTTGAGGTCTGTTCTTCCTTTGGCCGCACGCGCGGCATCCAGCAGGTCGTTGATCTGCAGTTGCAGATTACGCCCTGCAGACTGCAGCAGCGCCAGTTGCTTTCTGCCTGTGTGCGCGGGCAGAGACGCAGTCAGCTCTTCGATGGTGCTGAGCATGGCGGTAAGAGGAGTGCGCAGGTCATGGCTTACCCTTGCCAGCAGCGCTCCGGCTGTCAGGTGCGGTTCCTGCTGCTCGAACGCATGTTGCTCTGCCGTATCGTTTTGTTCGGGCGCGGCTGCCGGTACGCAGCGCTTGCTGTCCGGAGCGATGGCAAGGCACAGCAGTCCGCCTGCGGTACCCAGTGCCGGTCCCAGCGAGGCCCAGTAAGGTGCATCGGGGCTGAGGGCTGCCCCCATACCGGCCACAGTGCCGGTGGCCGGCAGCAGACAGGCCAGCATGTAGCGTCCGGCGCCTGATACCCCGTCCTGCCAGCGGAGCAGGGCCGGCAGTGCCGGCAGAACGCACAGCAGCGGCCAGAGCGGCAGCGCGCGGTGTAAGCCCGAAAATCCGGGAATAAGCGGCAGCAGGGCTGCTATGGCTCCGGCCGCCATGCACAGGGCAAAAAGCCTGTCAGCACGTTGCGATTCATCTGTGCGCAGCAGGCTGCGGCCCGTCTGGGCCAGAACAAGTACGGCGATACCGGGCAGAAAAAGCGCAGCCACACTGCGCCACGAAAACAGCGTTGCCGCGGCCACAGGTGACAGCGAATGCAGCAATACTGCCGCTGTGGCGGCTGCGGCCCACAGGCGCCAGACAGATTTTGCGGTTGCAGCCATGGCAATATGCAGCAGTATCAGCGCCAGCAGGGCTCCTTGCAGCAGGTGCATGGGTTTTGCCGCGCGTACGGCGTCATCCAGCGAGTCGCCGGCAGGATGCAGCGTAGGCTGAAACCATGGTCCGGGTGCACCGGCAATGCGCAGATACACCGTCAGCGGAGCACCACCGGGGGCAGGCAGAGGTACCGCCGTTCCCGTGGTCATGATGCGCTGCCAGCCTTCGGCTGAATCAGCAGAGGGGATGTACAGCTCCACCGGTGCAGGGATGGTAGGCCCGAGTTGCAGAACCGGCCCCTGCAGCAGCGCATGGCGCGGTTCCGGGGTTTCCTGCGGCTCTTCTGCCGTACTGTTTTGTCCGTCGCGCTCAACAGAAGAAAGTGCAAATCGTACGGAGTCCGGCAGGGGCTGTGCTTTGTCCGCACGAAAAGGCGGAAGGGCGGCGGCATTACGGTTTCCGTCATCCAGCAGGGTAAGACGCAGCCAGACGGCGCGGGCTCCGCCAAGGGGTGAAACATCGTCAAAGTGCCTGAATTGCTGCCTCATTCTTGGCGACGCCACCTGTGTGATGGTAAGCGACCCGCCTGCGTCGGGCAGAACCTCCATGAACGGCTTGACCCACATGCGTGATTCAAGCTCGTCCAGCGGTACGGAAGCGATACCCGAAGCACCGCCGGATGCCGGAACGGTCAGTAAGACAAAAAGACTTATTATGAATGCACAATGACTGTAAAAACGTAGACTATACCGCATGAACATCCTGAATATGGCGGAAAGGGTGGTATAAAAGTAAAAAAGCCGGACAGGCCGGTGCCGGCAAAAGCCATCGGTCTACCGGAATTGATAGAGTGTTTTGCCGGTCTTGTCACGTTGCGGCACCATCAAGCGCTGTCTGCCCATGTGCCGTTGCCCGCTGTCTATAAAAAAGCCGGACGCGCTGGGCATCCGGCTTAAGGACAGGTCGCGGCAGGTGGTTACTGGCCCTGCAGCTGGCGCAGCATATCCCGTACCGGTGTACCGCCCGGTGTGCGGGCTTCGGGATTCAGGCGCAGCAGCTCTTGCCACGCGGCAAAAGCTTCTTCTTTTCTGTTCAGGTCATGGTACAGAACAATGCCCTTGTTGAACCGCGAAACCTCGTGGGACGGATCAGCAGCGATGGCTTGGTCAAAGGTTTCAACGGCACGGCGGTGCTGGTGGTCTCTGCGGTACATTACTCCCAGATCGGTCAGCACATCAGCATCACCGGGTTTGATCTGCAATGCCTTTTCGTATGCCCGTATGGCGGGGCGTGGCTGGTTTGTGTCAAAATACAGGTGGCCCAGTTTGACCCATGCGGCATGCTCTTCGGGATGTTTCTGAACATATTCCTCAAGGTCGAGTATCTGCCCCGTCTGCTGAGGCGGTACCTGCTGGGCGGGGGCCTGTTGATGTACTGCGGCCTGTTGTGAGTGGGTGAACACGGTTGTCAGCAGGTTGCCTGCGTACAGCCCTGCCAGCAAGGCAACCCCGACGGCGACATACAGGGTGGAGCGTTTCACATAGGCGCCTTTTTCAACAAGCGCCGCAATTTCCCTGAGTTCCTGTTTGCTTAAAGCCATTATAACCTCGTGTGAGTGTGCCTGAACGTGGTTTTAAAAACCGGTGCCACAAAACGGTGTACGAGTTGATACCTGCCTGTGGAATATAAGGCAAGGCGGCACGGGCATCATATAAAGGGGGCGGTGCAGCAGGCAGGCTAAAAACGGATAAAGTGAGAAAAAGTGAAAAAGTGTGTTGACACCCGAAGGCGGAAAGCATAAATACCCCCTTCGTC containing:
- a CDS encoding TetR/AcrR family transcriptional regulator; translated protein: MKRDIILDTAARLFAERGFSNTPTSLLAREAGVAEGTIFRHFKTKDDIFLTLVTNVKNQLISDIEKYLEVRTPESSMEKVVSIIKSFYVFVKKNNMEFCLIFRDAPTRYGHRNDNVFLQIQQIYSYLTEYLTQALEEGKQDGSIRSALNTKDTAGMVVSLVVGLVRAMHFGFVEPSDDVLRSVIDNIRHMLTCE
- the ettA gene encoding energy-dependent translational throttle protein EttA, encoding MSNNEPDKIIYSMVRVSKRHGQKEVLKDISLSYFYGAKIGVLGLNGSGKSSLLKILAGVDQSFDGKTVLSPGYTIGYLEQEPLQDETRTVREVVEEGVGDVMQLVQEFNEINARFAEPMEPDEMDALISRQAEVQEQMDAKGAWDIDSRLEMAMDALRCPSGDTPVSVISGGEKRRVALCRLLLQNPDILLLDEPTNHLDAESVAWLERYLQSFPGTVIAVTHDRYFLDNVAGWILELDRGRGIPWKGNYSSWLEQKEKRLANEDRAEAERRKTLERELDWIRMSPKGRHAKSKARINAYEAMLSHESEKVAGDLEIYIPPGPRLGKVVVQAEGLCKSMGDKLLVDNAGFIIPPNAIVGIVGPNGAGKSTLFKMLVGEEQPDAGELKVGETVKFAYADQSRGSLEAGKTVYEVISEGYETVKLGSREINSRAYCSRFGLTGSDQQKNVDVLSGGERNRVHLARMLKSGANVLLLDEPTNDLDVNTMRALEDALENFAGCVLVISHDRWFLDRIATHIMAFEGDSQVVFHEGNYSDYDADRKRRLGKDAEQPHRIKFRKLTR
- a CDS encoding response regulator gives rise to the protein MTRRSPRYSGRRILVVEDNRVSRTMLELMLTKAGYETECVADGDAALAGMSGRHFDLLLLDIELPDITGDRLLPRLRACRPEEASVPAVAVTAHHDSDIRRQLTAAGFTAVFSKPLDMPQLIDAIEKLL
- a CDS encoding tetratricopeptide repeat protein, with product MALSKQELREIAALVEKGAYVKRSTLYVAVGVALLAGLYAGNLLTTVFTHSQQAAVHQQAPAQQVPPQQTGQILDLEEYVQKHPEEHAAWVKLGHLYFDTNQPRPAIRAYEKALQIKPGDADVLTDLGVMYRRDHQHRRAVETFDQAIAADPSHEVSRFNKGIVLYHDLNRKEEAFAAWQELLRLNPEARTPGGTPVRDMLRQLQGQ
- a CDS encoding methyl-accepting chemotaxis protein; amino-acid sequence: MSLKQLFALSTVLIMLLSAAVVGVFVKYRSAVELQHSAMRERDAAVALSREMASDSNGLTDNIRLYGMTGEVKYKEAYMRILDQSNGKIPRSDGSVIDFMDKVKAFGVTRQEMDALKAAKELSNGLAVIETEVMDFIDARLQRAGSAERYRSQLDADAMQQMARLYDAEYYQWINKIAAAVQQFNTSLFSRTEKSVNDALATGESMSRTFFVMLGVFIVFVFALLVFLWRSLSQSIGGEPRVIEQVAAAIAAGDLTAADKLDRTTARGVAAAMLGINDSLNLLVTEMVSSLEHIKRGNLRAECDEKKVRGAYRELLASTNKLMATIVAYFDLIATPLMCIDSGYNILFMNKKGAEMAGKTPQQVRGTKCHDHFRTAACRTGSCICDLAMKAHDVTSGETVANPAGKELLVSFSAAPILDENGAVIGAFEQIFDETAIKSGQRKMQQLAGNATNIADRLASAAEELSSQVEQSSTGSDVQRERMGETATAMEEMNATVLEVAQNASHAADNAEGSRTRAHEGSTVVGLLIESIRQAERAARGLKEHMTELGQQAEGIGGIMNVISDIADQTNLLALNAAIEAARAGDAGRGFAVVADEVRKLAEKTMVATSEVSSVVNSIQNGTRASIASTDDAVNAIASSTEHATNSQGKLAEIVNLAETTADQVRAIATSAEEQSAVADEITRSADEVNQIALDVSQAMQQSTQAVRELAELATELQTLISELTAAR
- a CDS encoding ATP-binding protein; the encoded protein is MRYSLRFYSHCAFIISLFVLLTVPASGGASGIASVPLDELESRMWVKPFMEVLPDAGGSLTITQVASPRMRQQFRHFDDVSPLGGARAVWLRLTLLDDGNRNAAALPPFRADKAQPLPDSVRFALSSVERDGQNSTAEEPQETPEPRHALLQGPVLQLGPTIPAPVELYIPSADSAEGWQRIMTTGTAVPLPAPGGAPLTVYLRIAGAPGPWFQPTLHPAGDSLDDAVRAAKPMHLLQGALLALILLHIAMAATAKSVWRLWAAAATAAVLLHSLSPVAAATLFSWRSVAALFLPGIAVLVLAQTGRSLLRTDESQRADRLFALCMAAGAIAALLPLIPGFSGLHRALPLWPLLCVLPALPALLRWQDGVSGAGRYMLACLLPATGTVAGMGAALSPDAPYWASLGPALGTAGGLLCLAIAPDSKRCVPAAAPEQNDTAEQHAFEQQEPHLTAGALLARVSHDLRTPLTAMLSTIEELTASLPAHTGRKQLALLQSAGRNLQLQINDLLDAARAAKGRTDLKAVRFNLHHVLEEAHDIALIKAGRKGLQLSWFMSPHLPVNFLGDPDRILQIVLNLLGNAIRFTDEGTIRLSVERVDDSTDPGHLRFTISDTGVGIPLENPYAVFDSFCVSPGTGSGRYGGMGLGLSITRDLVSMMGGVVCLESAPASGTTVSFTLRLQPASKLPHGMPSCLGRQPGLVLVADDIASNRQLLSFFLEDTPLVLIEARSGAEALRVFRRRLPSLVMVDARMPEMSGPETVRALREAETELGLMPGPVFGVVKAGDEQGAEAMRQAGCSAILLRPFTRGTLLSAVSETIAAMENPAQEPATAPECTVPAGGHTAAHSAQTMQQADITGGQQAHHETAEEPAETEPLLSAVNPMFFHNEERKLQNGAATVEQPETCSGPEADGCATEHAASAAENTETDSVAAQQTAAAMPPEQSAAPVDTPSLEHFETSRSVKTTEVDTAAQKSHELAGTAEDDPADEESPLPDDDGDAMPPVNIPSVLTPETFARISAAVAALAEPEPAAPAGLAREEKPYPDTDGAEKADVFSVMKPQAEQAAEQHDTAGIRQYAADAEPPAELPAQLQGLSDSISAGRGAMLHNDLPRTGAAAAAIEHIAAQLGLQALRRIARCVCDAAAANDADAVQDLFAELESATVRNRKAMEDLFRMQTVLRQNGKQGTGQP